The DNA window TCAAGCAAACCCCAAAACAAAAAATTACAAGATATAGCCATTTGCTAATTTTTGCATCGAACAAACTATTACTATTTTTAAATCCCGTAACTAAAATAAAACCTACCATTATCATGAATACAACTATTATAATATCACTTGCAACATTCGCAATTGCACCACCAAAAGAGATATTATATACTTCTAAAAAAGCCAGCTTATTTCGAAGAACCTCA is part of the Sulfurospirillum arsenophilum NBRC 109478 genome and encodes:
- a CDS encoding MFS transporter; its protein translation is EVLRNKLAFLEVYNISFGGAIANVASDIIIVVFMIMVGFILVTGFKNSNSLFDAKISKWLYLVIFCFGVCLIKLSGPSEFLYFRF